Proteins encoded within one genomic window of Polynucleobacter duraquae:
- the purH gene encoding bifunctional phosphoribosylaminoimidazolecarboxamide formyltransferase/IMP cyclohydrolase: MIRTALLSVSDKNGIVPFAKALHEQGIKLISTGGTAKLLAQNNLPVVEVSSLTQFPEMLDGRVKTLHPMVHGGLLARRDFPDHMAALKEHGIGTIDMLVINLYPFNETVAKADCSFENAVENIDIGGPAMLRAAAKNHQDVTVLISPDDYAPILEEMKAHKNVVSYKTNLGLAKKVFAHTAQYDGAIANYLSALGDDLDHKKRSAFPETLHLAFEKVQEMRYGENPHQSAAFYKDIDPVFGALANYKQLQGKELSYNNIADADSAWECVKSFTGNAGGAAACVIIKHANPCGVAVAANALEAYQKAFKTDPSSAFGGIIAFNVHCDGAAAEAISKQFVEVLIAPSFSDEAKAIFATKQNVRLLEIPLGTTFNAFDFKRVGGGLLVQSPDAKNVLENEMRVVSKRLPTPSEMHDMMFAWRVAKFVKSNAIVYCANGMTLGIGAGQMSRVDSARMASIKAENAGLSLKGSAVASDAFFPFRDGLDVVVNGGASCAIQPGGSMRDDEIIAAANEHGIAMIFTGTRHFRH, translated from the coding sequence ATGATCCGCACAGCCTTACTCTCTGTTTCTGATAAAAATGGCATTGTGCCGTTCGCTAAAGCCCTCCATGAACAAGGCATCAAGCTGATCTCTACTGGTGGCACTGCAAAACTCTTAGCTCAAAATAATCTGCCCGTAGTAGAAGTATCTTCACTTACCCAGTTTCCAGAGATGCTCGATGGCCGCGTAAAGACCTTGCATCCGATGGTGCATGGTGGCCTACTAGCTCGCCGAGATTTTCCTGATCATATGGCCGCATTGAAAGAGCATGGTATCGGTACGATCGACATGCTCGTGATTAACCTCTACCCATTTAACGAAACAGTTGCCAAAGCAGATTGTTCATTTGAAAATGCAGTGGAAAACATTGATATTGGTGGCCCAGCGATGTTGCGTGCTGCTGCCAAGAACCACCAAGATGTCACTGTATTGATTTCTCCAGACGATTACGCACCCATTCTCGAGGAGATGAAAGCCCATAAGAACGTAGTTTCTTACAAGACCAATTTGGGCCTGGCTAAAAAAGTATTTGCCCATACAGCCCAATACGATGGCGCAATTGCAAATTATTTATCTGCATTAGGCGATGACCTCGATCACAAAAAACGTTCCGCCTTTCCAGAAACACTACACCTTGCCTTTGAAAAGGTACAAGAGATGCGTTACGGTGAGAACCCACACCAATCAGCCGCTTTCTATAAAGATATTGATCCAGTTTTTGGCGCGCTTGCTAATTACAAACAATTGCAAGGCAAGGAACTTTCTTACAACAATATCGCTGATGCTGACTCTGCTTGGGAATGCGTCAAGAGTTTTACTGGCAACGCTGGTGGTGCCGCAGCTTGCGTCATCATCAAACACGCTAACCCTTGCGGCGTAGCCGTTGCTGCCAACGCCCTTGAGGCCTATCAGAAGGCTTTCAAAACAGACCCAAGTTCAGCCTTTGGTGGAATCATCGCTTTTAACGTGCACTGTGATGGCGCTGCAGCTGAAGCGATTTCTAAGCAGTTCGTAGAGGTACTAATTGCTCCTAGCTTTAGTGATGAAGCTAAGGCCATCTTCGCTACGAAACAAAATGTGCGTCTCTTAGAGATTCCTCTGGGTACTACATTTAATGCTTTTGACTTTAAACGCGTTGGTGGTGGCTTGCTAGTTCAGTCTCCTGATGCAAAGAACGTCCTTGAGAACGAAATGCGGGTTGTCAGCAAACGTCTTCCAACTCCAAGTGAAATGCACGACATGATGTTTGCATGGCGTGTTGCGAAGTTCGTAAAGTCTAATGCGATTGTGTATTGTGCCAACGGCATGACGCTGGGTATTGGTGCTGGCCAAATGAGCCGTGTCGACTCTGCTCGTATGGCGAGTATTAAGGCGGAGAATGCTGGACTCAGCCTCAAAGGCTCTGCAGTAGCAAGTGATGCCTTCTTCCCATTTCGTGATGGCTTAGATGTCGTTGTAAATGGTGGCGCAAGTTGTGCCATTCAACCGGGTGGCAGTATGCGTGATGATGAAATCATTGCGGCAGCCAATGAACATGGTATTGCCATGATCTTTACCGGCACACGCCATTTCCGTCACTAA
- the ruvC gene encoding crossover junction endodeoxyribonuclease RuvC: MRWIGIDPGLRTTGFGVIDVNGQKLSYVASGTIESGDPDQGLPVRLGILYAGIKEVLETYHPEQAAIEEVFLNVNPRSTLMLGQARGAVIAALVSDKLPVAEYSALRVKQSIVGTGRATKPQVQEMVKRLLRLSRAPGTDAADALGVAICAAHHAQIPKAITTALAPKNSSKK; this comes from the coding sequence ATGCGCTGGATAGGAATCGACCCAGGTCTACGAACAACTGGTTTTGGTGTCATTGATGTCAATGGTCAAAAGCTGAGCTATGTAGCCTCTGGGACAATTGAAAGTGGTGATCCAGACCAAGGCCTTCCTGTGAGATTAGGAATCTTGTATGCGGGCATTAAAGAAGTGTTGGAGACTTACCATCCAGAGCAAGCGGCTATTGAAGAAGTATTTCTCAACGTCAATCCTCGCTCCACCCTCATGCTGGGTCAAGCTCGAGGTGCAGTAATTGCTGCCTTAGTATCTGATAAGCTCCCCGTTGCTGAATACAGCGCACTGAGAGTAAAGCAATCCATCGTAGGAACCGGTAGAGCCACTAAGCCACAAGTTCAAGAAATGGTGAAACGTTTACTTCGCCTCAGTCGCGCCCCGGGAACGGATGCTGCAGATGCTTTGGGGGTAGCGATTTGCGCTGCACATCATGCCCAAATCCCAAAAGCAATTACTACCGCTCTTGCACCCAAAAATAGTAGCAAGAAATAA
- the ruvA gene encoding Holliday junction branch migration protein RuvA, with protein MIGRIQGILVSVHPPRLLVDCQGVGYEIDVPMSTLYQLPETNQKITLLTHFQVREDAQQLFGFATETEREAFRQLIKISGVGSRTALAVLSGMSINELAQAIAMQEAGRLTQVPGIGKKTAERLCLELKGKLAPDLGIVGGKPQVIEASSEILQALLALGYSEKEAHLALKQIPPDTTVSDGIRMGLKYLSKSS; from the coding sequence ATGATTGGTCGCATTCAAGGAATTCTCGTTTCAGTCCATCCACCCCGCCTCTTGGTGGATTGCCAAGGTGTTGGCTATGAGATCGATGTGCCCATGAGTACCCTGTACCAATTGCCAGAGACTAATCAAAAAATTACACTACTCACCCACTTCCAAGTCCGAGAAGATGCGCAGCAACTCTTTGGATTTGCCACTGAAACTGAGCGTGAAGCATTTAGACAGCTGATCAAGATCAGTGGCGTTGGTTCGCGCACGGCACTTGCGGTACTTTCTGGCATGAGCATCAATGAATTGGCACAAGCGATTGCTATGCAAGAGGCAGGGCGCTTAACTCAAGTACCGGGTATTGGCAAAAAGACTGCAGAGCGTCTTTGCCTTGAGCTTAAAGGGAAGTTAGCTCCAGATTTAGGAATTGTTGGCGGTAAGCCTCAGGTAATTGAAGCAAGCAGCGAGATATTACAAGCCCTATTGGCGCTGGGGTATTCAGAAAAAGAGGCGCATCTCGCCCTCAAACAAATCCCGCCAGATACCACCGTATCAGATGGTATCCGCATGGGTCTGAAATACCTCTCGAAGTCTTCATAA
- the ruvB gene encoding Holliday junction branch migration DNA helicase RuvB, producing MAIHTEDLSSIPEDLPEANDRIVSGAAGNSEAVFERALRPKQLDEYVGQTKARAQLEIFITATRARQEALDHVLLFGPPGLGKTTLAHIIARELGVNLRQTSGPVLDRPGDLAALLTNLEANDVLFIDEIHRLSPVVEEILYPALEDYSLDIMIGEGPAARSVKIDLKPFTLIGATTRAGMLTNPLRDRFGIVARLEFYTTEELTKIITRSASLLKADIDPEGSVEIAKRARGTPRIANRLLRRVRDYAEVKGTGTITKEMADAALKMLDVDPSGFDVMDRKLLEAILHKFDGGPVGIDNLAAAIGEERDTIEDVLEPYLIQQGYLQRTSRGRVATRQAYEHFGLTPPSNSAIES from the coding sequence ATGGCAATCCACACAGAAGACCTCAGCTCAATCCCCGAAGATTTACCGGAAGCTAATGACCGTATCGTTAGTGGTGCAGCAGGCAATTCTGAAGCTGTTTTTGAGAGGGCCCTTCGTCCCAAACAACTTGATGAGTATGTTGGCCAAACTAAGGCTCGCGCCCAATTAGAGATCTTCATTACAGCGACCAGAGCAAGACAAGAAGCACTTGATCATGTTCTCCTCTTTGGCCCTCCTGGACTTGGCAAGACTACTCTAGCCCACATCATCGCCAGAGAGCTTGGAGTGAACTTACGCCAAACCAGTGGCCCGGTTCTGGATAGGCCTGGTGACCTTGCCGCATTACTCACCAATTTAGAAGCAAACGATGTGCTCTTTATTGATGAAATTCATCGCCTCTCTCCGGTAGTGGAAGAAATCCTGTATCCCGCTCTTGAGGACTACAGCCTGGATATCATGATTGGCGAAGGTCCCGCAGCGCGTAGCGTCAAGATTGATCTCAAGCCGTTTACTTTGATCGGAGCAACCACTCGTGCTGGCATGCTCACTAACCCGCTACGTGATCGTTTTGGTATTGTGGCAAGACTCGAGTTCTACACTACTGAAGAGCTCACCAAAATTATTACGCGCTCTGCCAGCTTACTTAAAGCCGATATTGATCCTGAGGGGTCAGTTGAGATTGCGAAGCGCGCTAGAGGTACTCCACGTATTGCTAATCGCCTATTGCGTCGTGTACGGGACTATGCCGAAGTCAAAGGTACTGGCACCATCACTAAAGAAATGGCCGATGCCGCATTGAAGATGCTTGACGTAGATCCAAGCGGCTTCGATGTGATGGACCGTAAATTGCTTGAAGCTATCTTGCACAAGTTTGATGGCGGCCCTGTAGGTATTGATAACTTAGCAGCTGCTATTGGCGAGGAGCGAGACACTATTGAGGATGTATTGGAGCCTTACCTTATTCAGCAAGGCTACCTACAAAGAACCTCTAGAGGAAGAGTGGCAACACGTCAGGCTTATGAGCACTTTGGGCTCACGCCACCAAGTAACTCCGCAATAGAATCCTAA
- the tyrS gene encoding tyrosine--tRNA ligase — MTAKPEQKYPLTPEVFAALEVTKRGCDELLVEADWIQKLAKSQATGIPLRIKLGLDPTAPDIHLGHTVVLNKLRQLQDLGHTVIFLIGDFTSMIGDPSGRNATRPPLTAEEIAVNAQTYYRQASMVLDPAKTEVRYNSEWCDPLGARGMIQLAARYTVAQMLERDDFTKRYRSGVPISVHEFLYPLMQGYDSVALKSDLELGGTDQKFNLLVGRELQREYGQEPQCILTMPLLVGLDGVDKMSKSKGNYIGISEPAGEMFGKLLSISDELMWDYFTLLSFRPMAEIDLMKQEVAAGRNPKDCKVLLAQEIVARFHSQAAAEKALEDFNHRAKGGVPDDIPEVNISGAPIGIANLLKAAGLAPSTSEANRNIEQNGVKIDGITVADKQLKIEAGTFVVQVGKRKFAKVTLS, encoded by the coding sequence ATGACGGCTAAACCAGAACAAAAATACCCACTGACTCCCGAAGTTTTTGCAGCCCTCGAAGTAACAAAAAGAGGTTGTGATGAGTTATTGGTTGAGGCGGATTGGATTCAAAAGCTAGCTAAGAGCCAAGCAACGGGCATTCCTTTGCGTATTAAGTTGGGATTAGACCCCACTGCTCCAGATATTCATTTGGGCCATACGGTTGTGCTGAATAAATTACGCCAGCTCCAAGATTTAGGTCATACCGTGATTTTCTTGATTGGTGATTTCACGAGCATGATTGGCGATCCTTCTGGACGGAATGCAACACGCCCGCCGCTGACTGCTGAAGAAATTGCTGTCAATGCTCAGACTTACTATCGTCAAGCAAGCATGGTGCTCGACCCCGCTAAAACTGAAGTCCGCTATAACAGCGAGTGGTGTGATCCACTAGGCGCACGCGGCATGATTCAGTTGGCTGCTAGATATACCGTTGCGCAAATGTTGGAGCGCGATGACTTTACTAAGCGCTACCGTAGTGGTGTACCGATTTCTGTGCATGAGTTCTTGTATCCATTGATGCAGGGGTATGACTCTGTTGCTTTGAAGAGCGACTTAGAGCTTGGTGGTACTGATCAGAAATTTAATCTCTTAGTCGGACGTGAACTCCAACGTGAGTATGGACAAGAACCGCAATGTATTTTGACCATGCCACTCCTCGTCGGTTTAGATGGCGTAGATAAGATGAGTAAATCCAAAGGGAATTACATTGGCATCAGTGAGCCTGCTGGTGAGATGTTTGGCAAGCTCTTGAGCATCTCCGACGAATTGATGTGGGATTACTTCACCTTGTTGTCATTCCGTCCTATGGCAGAGATTGACTTAATGAAGCAAGAAGTTGCTGCCGGTAGAAATCCTAAAGATTGCAAAGTACTACTCGCACAAGAAATCGTTGCTCGTTTTCATTCGCAAGCAGCTGCTGAAAAAGCTTTAGAAGACTTTAATCACCGAGCTAAAGGTGGTGTACCGGATGACATTCCTGAAGTCAATATTTCGGGTGCGCCGATAGGGATTGCTAACCTACTTAAGGCTGCAGGATTGGCACCGTCAACATCTGAAGCCAATCGCAATATTGAGCAAAACGGTGTGAAGATTGATGGCATAACAGTGGCTGATAAACAATTAAAAATCGAGGCCGGTACCTTTGTTGTGCAAGTAGGCAAACGCAAGTTTGCCAAGGTCACTCTGAGTTAA